One Streptomyces hundungensis DNA segment encodes these proteins:
- a CDS encoding LacI family DNA-binding transcriptional regulator: MSQTPKQPADRPVPTSADVARLAGVSRATVSYVLNNTSAVRISEPTRVRVRAAAEELGYVPHAAARSLRAGHTRIVLLPTAHIPVGPLYSRFFNELQWELRRLDYTVVQYGSLGLGADEAARAWAELRPVAVVSLGEIELTEQGVQLLKRSGARAVITLGPQRVEGAHALVMDQREIGESAVGHLRERGRRRIGVLMPAEPGLDLFSRPRLAGARKAVHGSDAVVEPLAMAYTEESAAELAGRWRALGLDAVFAYNDEYAMLLMRALQDADIDVPRETAVIGADDLLLGRLLRPRLSTVRVEMVTGRHLAELVDRVVRDPDGTPERHDLMGARALPRESS, encoded by the coding sequence ATGAGCCAGACACCCAAGCAGCCTGCCGACCGTCCCGTCCCGACCAGCGCCGATGTGGCACGGCTGGCCGGAGTCTCCCGGGCGACCGTCAGCTACGTGCTCAACAACACCTCGGCCGTGCGGATCAGCGAGCCGACCCGGGTCCGGGTCCGCGCCGCCGCCGAGGAGCTGGGCTATGTGCCGCACGCCGCGGCCCGCAGTCTGCGCGCTGGGCACACCCGCATCGTGCTGCTGCCCACGGCGCACATCCCGGTCGGCCCCCTCTACAGCCGCTTCTTCAACGAACTCCAGTGGGAGCTGCGCCGACTCGACTACACGGTGGTCCAGTACGGCAGCCTCGGGCTCGGCGCGGACGAGGCGGCCCGCGCCTGGGCGGAGCTGCGGCCCGTCGCGGTGGTCTCGCTCGGCGAGATCGAACTCACCGAGCAGGGCGTCCAGTTGCTCAAACGCTCCGGGGCGCGCGCGGTGATAACGCTGGGCCCCCAGCGCGTCGAGGGCGCCCACGCGCTCGTGATGGACCAGCGCGAGATCGGCGAGAGCGCCGTCGGACACCTGAGGGAACGGGGCCGTCGGCGCATCGGTGTGCTGATGCCCGCCGAGCCGGGCCTCGACCTCTTCTCCCGCCCCCGCCTCGCCGGTGCCCGCAAGGCCGTGCACGGCAGCGACGCGGTCGTCGAGCCCCTGGCGATGGCGTACACGGAGGAGTCCGCGGCCGAACTGGCCGGTCGCTGGCGCGCGTTGGGCCTGGACGCGGTGTTCGCCTACAACGACGAGTACGCGATGCTCCTGATGCGCGCCCTCCAGGACGCTGACATCGATGTCCCCCGCGAGACCGCCGTGATCGGCGCCGACGACCTCCTGCTCGGGCGCCTGCTGCGCCCCCGCCTCAGCACCGTCCGCGTGGAGATGGTGACCGGCCGCCACCTGGCCGAGCTGGTGGACCGCGTGGTACGGGACCCGGACGGCACCCCCGAGCGCCACGATCTGATGGGCGCCCGGGCGCTGCCCCGCGAATCGAGCTGA